The following are from one region of the Balneolaceae bacterium genome:
- a CDS encoding AI-2E family transporter, with the protein MSVEPKWYIKYVYGLAGTVLTVYVMVIAKSVIVPLLFSIFFAILLLPVSQWLERFKIPRVLSSLGAILFGIILFSTILFFFYSQMTDFAQDADMFVERLNEMMGSVNQLLGDYFAIESIRLDQITQTLINFVRENVGSITQQIGGAASTLTSVLLVPIFVYLILLLRDILKNFLLKTFGRGDSGQETKVTTIIRNVKSTIQSYITGVLIVIGILSVLYSILLAVIGVEHAIFFGFFAGMMNIIPFIGPLFGSILPIFYALITMDSIFYPLIILLGFYVIQLFEGNLITPVIVGSQVSMNALVTLLLLVIGAQIWGLSGMILFIPLGAIVKVICDEVDQLNHYGYVMGRTTDDKSEERSILAQKVRQLSKKATSEKNNH; encoded by the coding sequence ACCAAAATGGTACATAAAATATGTATATGGCTTAGCGGGGACTGTTCTGACAGTTTATGTGATGGTTATCGCAAAATCGGTGATAGTACCGCTGTTGTTTTCCATCTTTTTCGCGATCTTGTTACTGCCTGTAAGTCAATGGCTCGAGCGGTTTAAAATTCCAAGAGTCTTATCCTCTCTCGGGGCTATTCTTTTTGGCATTATCCTGTTTTCAACCATTCTGTTCTTTTTCTATTCACAAATGACAGACTTTGCTCAGGATGCCGACATGTTTGTTGAACGCCTGAATGAAATGATGGGTTCTGTGAACCAGCTCCTGGGAGATTATTTTGCTATTGAGAGTATTCGCCTGGATCAAATTACGCAAACGCTGATCAATTTTGTACGGGAAAACGTTGGATCCATCACCCAGCAGATAGGTGGAGCAGCATCTACACTTACATCAGTATTGTTAGTTCCTATTTTTGTTTACCTGATTCTTCTACTGAGAGATATTTTGAAGAACTTTCTGTTGAAAACATTTGGCCGGGGAGACTCAGGGCAGGAGACAAAAGTGACGACAATCATCAGGAATGTAAAATCTACAATTCAGAGTTACATAACAGGTGTCTTAATTGTGATTGGTATTCTTTCTGTTCTTTATTCAATCTTGCTTGCAGTGATTGGAGTAGAACATGCTATTTTCTTCGGTTTTTTTGCTGGAATGATGAATATCATCCCATTTATTGGCCCGCTCTTTGGTTCCATACTACCAATCTTTTATGCTTTGATAACGATGGATTCGATCTTCTATCCGCTCATTATTCTACTCGGGTTTTATGTCATTCAACTTTTTGAAGGAAATCTTATTACACCTGTTATTGTGGGAAGCCAGGTAAGTATGAATGCTCTTGTTACACTTTTGCTTCTTGTTATTGGAGCTCAAATCTGGGGACTATCCGGTATGATTCTTTTTATCCCGCTTGGTGCTATTGTAAAAGTAATATGTGATGAAGTCGATCAATTGAATCACTATGGTTATGTAATGGGCCGAACGACTGATGACAAGAGTGAAGAGAGAAGTATACTGGCACAAAAAGTCCGGCAACTTTCTAAAAAAGCGACCTCAGAAAAAAACAACCATTAA